In Eucalyptus grandis isolate ANBG69807.140 chromosome 4, ASM1654582v1, whole genome shotgun sequence, the following proteins share a genomic window:
- the LOC104442051 gene encoding uncharacterized protein LOC104442051, translated as MGTETEDETEARREAVLLQSLAENKFKSSNLKSAIKYARRAHRLCPSVDGLDGMVAALAVLDAAARSPPEYYKILQVEPFAHVNAIKKQYKRLALALHPDKNPGSWSEEAFKVVGEAFQFLSDRVRRKEYDVGLRVRMQEAAVEGMGVAETFWTACSRCRLLHKFERKYLGHSLVCPSCRKSFKAVEVEGGEGGGEGSKSGVGREGSKGKAGGVRVGVKRKASSEGRTRDAKLKEKVGGGGVIKGGDRGGRSGEWGGGRIGVYVGGKKKVSGEDRMRDVKLKKKVGGGVEISNGDGGDGSGGWGAGRIGVYVGAKKKVSSQERMRADRSKGKVGGGGDIEGSDVDHVCGSGGWGAGRIGVYVGAKKKGSSEDRMRDVKLNKKGGGGGAEIEASNGDRDGGSGEWGGGRLRRRESRTRTNLIAEVVKPPKKKGDRTEEETMTLAEMQLAVNRKIVKGKMKLKEKEKEKEKEKEKQKEQVEKDDGGKKAEDDDEDRRKVSKKDDTFEVESTHGILKRSGVSAIEIRYSRRSRTSGIKRQSHSERRDGSEVEMQITVPKKRATLEHEKSRGSKSKDLEARDGSEVEIQITVPKRRANLEHEKSRGSKSRDLEARDGLEVEMQITLPKKRANLEHVKSRRSKSRDFGAMTVVDSDFYDFDKDRVERCFKKGQVWAVYDDIDGQPRHYGLVNEVICINPFEVRLSWLDVHYSMVQDLVGQEQLGFHLSCGRFKVAQETIVKTLNIFSHVVDCERAAREIYRIYPKKGSVWAVFKEGVLDAERRNLSNRDECCYDIVICLTTYSEVHGLSMAYLEKVDGFKTVFQRREIGLHAIRWLEKDGVDQFSHQIPARRLSGSDMPDALKECWELDPASLPSHFLTTQSRRLQIMPCAS; from the coding sequence ATGGGCACCGAAACGGAGGACGAAACGGAGGCGAGGCGAGAAGCCGTCCTCCTCCAATCGCTGGCGGAGAACAAGTTCAAGTCCTCCAACCTCAAGTCCGCCATCAAGTACGCCCGCCGGGCCCACCGCCTCTGCCCCTCCGTCGACGGCCTCGACGGCATGGTCGCCGCCCTCGCCGTCCTCGACGCCGCCGCCCGGTCTCCGCCCGAGTACTACAAAATCCTCCAGGTGGAGCCCTTCGCCCACGTCAACGCCATCAAAAAGCAGTACaagaggctcgccctcgccctccaCCCCGACAAGAATCCCGGATCGTGGTCCGAGGAGGCGTTCAAGGTCGTGGGCGAGGCGTTCCAGTTCCTGTCCGACAGGGTCAGGAGAAAGGAGTACGATGTCGGGTTGCGGGTCAGGATGCAGGAGGCGGCCGTGGAGGGAATGGGTGTGGCGGAGACGTTCTGGACCGCGTGCTCGCGGTGCCGGCTGCTGCATAAGTTCGAGAGGAAGTACTTGGGGCATAGCCTGGTCTGTCCTAGCTGTAGGAAGAGTTTTAAGGCCGTGGAGGTTGAGGGTGGGGAGGGAGGTGGTGAGGGGTCAAAGAGTGGAGTTGGACGTGAGGGATCGAAGGGAAAGGCGGGCGGTGTCCGTGTGGGTGTTAAGAGGAAGGCGAGTAGTGAGGGCAGGACAAGGGATGCCAAATTGAAGGAGAAAGTGGGTGGTGGAGGTGTAATTAAGGGTGGTGACCGTGGTGGCAGAAGTGGCGAGTGGGGTGGGGGAAGAATTGGTGTATATGTAGGTGGTAAGAAGAAGGTGAGTGGTGAGGACAGGATGAGAGAtgtcaagttgaagaagaaagttggtGGTGGTGTTGAAATATCGAATGGCGATGGTGGTGATGGAAGTGGCGGGTGGGGCGCAGGGAGAATTGGTGTCTATGTAGGTGCTAAGAAGAAGGTGAGTAGTCAGGAGAGGATGAGAGCTGATAGGTCGAAGGGGAaagtgggtggtggtggtgatatAGAGGGTTCGGATGTTGATCATGTTTGTGGAAGTGGCGGGTGGGGTGCAGGGAGAATTGGTGTCTATGTAGGTGCTAAGAAGAAGGGGAGTAGTGAGGACAGAATGAGGGATGTCAAGTTGAACAAGAaagggggtggtggtggtgctgaAATAGAGGCTTCAAATGGCGATCGTGATGGCGGAAGTGGCGAGTGGGGTGGAGGTAGATTGAGGAGGAGAGAATCCAGGACAAGAACAAATCTGATTGCAGAAGTAGTGAAACCGCCAAAAAAGAAGGGAGACAGAACTGAGGAGGAAACGATGACATTGGCAGAAATGCAGTTGGCAGTGAATAGAAAGATTGTcaagggaaaaatgaaattaaaagagaaggagaaagaaaaagagaaagagaaggagaaacagAAGGAGCAGGTAGAGAAAGATGATGGAGGAAAGAAGgcagaggatgatgatgaggataGAAGAAAGGTTTCAAAGAAGGATGATACTTTTGAAGTTGAATCAACTCATGGAATCTTAAAGAGAAGTGGAGTTTCGGCAATTGAGATAAGGTATTCGAGGAGAAGTAGGACTTCGGGTATTAAGAGGCAAAGTCATTCAGAAAGAAGAGATGGTTCAGAAGTTGAGATGCAAATAACCGTTCCGAAAAAAAGAGCAACCTTAGAGCATGAGAAGTCAAGGGGTTCAAAGAGTAAGGATTTGGAGGCAAGAGATGGTTCGGAAGTTGAGATACAAATAACCGTTCCGAAAAGGAGAGCAAACTTAGAGCATGAGAAATCAAGGGGTTCAAAGAGTAGGGATTTGGAGGCAAGAGATGGCTTAGAGGTTGAGATGCAAATAACTCTTCCGAAAAAGAGAGCAAACTTAGAGCATGTGAAATCAAGGAGATCAAAGAGTAGGGATTTTGGGGCTATGACGGTCGTGGATTCAGACTTCTATGATTTCGATAAGGACAGAGTAGAAAGGTGCTTTAAGAAAGGGCAAGTGTGGGCTGTCTACGACGACATCGACGGACAGCCAAGGCATTATGGTTTGGTAAATGAAGTTATATGCATTAATCCGTTTGAGGTTAGACTTAGTTGGCTAGATGTACACTATAGCATGGTCCAGGATCTAGTTGGACAGGAGCAATTGGGTTTTCATCTATCCTGTGGGAGATTTAAGGTTGCTCAAGAAACGATTGTGAAGACTCTGAATATATTCTCACATGTGGTTGATTGCGAAAGGGCTGCCCGGGAAATCTACAGGATTTACCCAAAGAAAGGTTCAGTGTGGGCAGTCTTCAAGGAGGGGGTTTTGGATGCCGAAAGGAGAAATCTTTCAAACCGGGACGAATGCTGCTACGATATTGTAATCTGTTTAACTACCTATAGCGAAGTGCACGGTTTGAGCATGGCATACCTTGAGAAGGTGGATGGATTTAAGACCGTATTCCAGAGACGAGAGATTGGACTGCATGCTATCAGGTGGCTTGAAAAGGATGGAGTCGATCAGTTTTCACATCAGATTCCTGCCCGGAGGCTTTCTGGGAGTGACATGCCAGATGCTTTGAAAGAGTGTTGGGAGCTCGACCCCGCTTCCCTTCCTTCACATTTTCTGACCACGCAGTCACGGAGGCTGCAAATAATGCCATGTGCTTCTTGA
- the LOC104442052 gene encoding pentatricopeptide repeat-containing protein At1g09190, translating into MKRISSSYLQAERTVLRLLHGRETRTRLTQIHAYFLRHGLDQSNQVLAHFVSVCGSLNRMPHAARVFAQAQYPNVILFNAMIKGHSLCGPFERCLDLFSAMKGRGIWPDEYTFAPLLKSCSSLGDLRLGRGLHRDVLVAGFVRFASIQIGLVELYAGCAEMGDAQKVFDEMLHREVIVWNLMVRGFCRAGDVEMGLEIFRRMSERNVASWNTIFSCLGQSGRDREALELFDEMRKQGFEPDEVTVVSLLPVCARLGAVDAGQQIESYAESSRLLNDFISVGNAVIDFYCKSGDMEASMRKFREMPRKNVVSFNTMITGMAFNGKDRQGVKLFEEMATEGVIPNDVTFVGVLTCCSHTGMVDRARDLFASMSMDHQIEPKLEHYGCMVDLLGRSGCVREAFELIRKMPMTPNAALWGSVLSACRTHGDKELAELTVKELINLEPWNSGNYVLLSNLYAEAGRWNEVEKVRVQMRGRCVHKVAGYSAVG; encoded by the coding sequence ATGAAGAGGATAAGCTCGAGCTATCTGCAGGCGGAGCGAACCGTGCTGCGGCTCCTCCACGGCCGCGAGACCCGGACCCGGCTCACCCAGATCCACGCCTACTTCCTCCGCCACGGCCTCGATCAGTCCAACCAAGTCCTCGCGCACTTCGTCTCGGTCTGCGGCTCCCTCAACCGGATGCCCCACGCCGCGCGCGTCTTCGCCCAGGCCCAGTACCCGAACGTCATCCTCTTCAACGCCATGATCAAGGGCCACTCCCTCTGCGGACCCTTCGAGCGTTGTCTGGACCTGTTCTCCGCCATGAAGGGCCGCGGCATTTGGCCCGACGAGTACACATTTGCGCCTCTGCTCAAGAGTTGCTCGAGCCTCGGGGACCTGAGGCTCGGGAGGGGCTTGCACAGGGACGTGCTTGTTGCTGGGTTTGTGCGTTTTGCTTCGATTCAGATCGGGTTGGTCGAGCTTTATGCGGGATGTGCCGAAATGGGCGATGCACAGAAGGTGTTTGATGAGATGCTTCATAGGGAAGTGATTGTTTGGAACTTGATGGTTCGTGGGTTTTGTAGAGCTGGCGATGTCGAGATGGGTTTGGAGATTTTTCGGAGAATGAGTGAGCGGAATGTTGCTTCCTGGAATACGATATTTTCTTGCTTGGGGCAGAGTGGGAGGGATAGGGAAGCTCTGGAACTTTTCGATGAGATGCGGAAGCAGGGTTTCGAGCCAGATGAGGTAACGGTTGTCAGTTTGTTGCCTGTGTGTGCTCGTTTGGGTGCGGTGGATGCCGGGCAACAGATTGAATCCTATGCTGAGTCGAGCAGGCTTTTGAATGATTTCATCTCCGTTGGAAATGCAGTCATCGATTTCTATTGCAAGAGTGGAGATATGGAGGCTTCTATGCGGAAGTTCAGGGAAATGCCAAGGAAGAATGTGGTATCATTTAATACCATGATCACAGGCATGGCATTTAATGGAAAGGATCGACAAGGAGTCAAGTTATTTGAGGAGATGGCGACAGAAGGTGTGATTCCGAATGATGTTACTTTTGTCGGTGTATTGACATGCTGTAGTCACACCGGTATGGTGGACAGAGCGCGAGATCTGTTTGCTTCTATGAGCATGGATCACCAAATTGAGCCGAAGCTTGAGCATTATGGCTGTATGGTCGACCTATTAGGACGCAGCGGATGTGTGAGAGAGGCTTTTGAATTGATCAGGAAAATGCCTATGACACCAAATGCCGCACTCTGGGGCTCAGTGCTCAGCGCTTGCCGTACCCATGGGGATAAGGAGCTCGCAGAACTCACTGTTAAAGAGCTGATTAACCTCGAACCTTGGAATTCGGGTAATTATGTATTGTTATCAAACTTATATGCAGAAGCAGGGAGATGGAATGAGGTGGAGAAAGTAAGAGTCCAGATGAGAGGGCGCTGCGTTCACAAAGTAGCCGGCTACAGTGCTGTTGGATAG
- the LOC104442053 gene encoding glycylpeptide N-tetradecanoyltransferase 1-like: MVDNNPSSDSPEETPNPDPDENAPPENDPVLDALAKRLQETLLQGMRHKFWETQPVKQFKDIGDISLPEGPIEPPIPLSEVKQEPYNLPNLYEWITCDIDSEETRAEVCNLLTHNYIEDDKNMFRFDYSKEFLRWALRPPGYCKSWHIGVRVKSSKKLVAFIAGVPARIRVRDNVVAMAEINFLCVHKKLRSKRLAPVMIKEVTRRVHLENIWQAAYTAGVVLPTPISSCLYWHRSLNPKKLIDVGFCRLGARMTMSRMIKLYKLPDSTCTPGFRQMELHDVPAVTQLLRNYLNQFEVAPDFDENDIKHWLLPTENVVDSYVVESPESHQITDFCSFYSLPSSILGNQKYSILKAAYSFYNVATKTPLLQLMNDVLIVANRKDYDVFNALDVMQNETFIKELKFGPGDGKLYYLYNYWLRDTLKPMELGLVLL; the protein is encoded by the coding sequence ATGGTTGATAACAATCCGTCCTCCGATTCGCCTGAAGAGACACCAAACCCTGACCCTGATGAGAATGCTCCTCCTGAGAATGACCCCGTGCTCGATGCACTCGCCAAGAGGCTACAGGAGACTCTCTTGCAAGGGATGAGGCACAAGTTTTGGGAAACCCAACCTGTCAAGCAATTCAAGGACATCGGAGATATTAGTCTGCCCGAAGGCCCCATAGAACCACCTATCCCGTTATCTGAAGTGAAGCAAGAACCCTACAACCTTCCTAATCTTTATGAATGGATCACTTGCGATATTGATTCGGAAGAGACGCGTGCTGAGGTTTGTAATCTTCTAACCCACAACTACATAGAGGATGATAAGAACATGTTCCGGTTCGATTATTCAAAGGAGTTCCTTCGCTGGGCGCTCCGCCCTCCTGGTTACTGCAAGAGCTGGCACATTGGTGTCCGTGTCAAGAGCTCAAAAAAATTGGTTGCTTTCATTGCCGGTGTACCTGCAAGAATTCGTGTTCGTGACAATGTTGTCGCCATGGCCGAGATCAATTTCCTGTGTGTTCATAAGAAGCTCAGATCTAAAAGACTTGCCCCTGTCATGATCAAAGAGGTCACCAGGAGGGTTCACCTCGAAAACATCTGGCAAGCTGCTTATACTGCCGGAGTGGTCCTTCCAACGCCAATTTCGTCCTGTCTATACTGGCATAGGTCTTTGAACCCAAAGAAGCTGATTGATGTTGGTTTTTGTAGACTTGGTGCAAGGATGACAATGAGTCGAATGATCAAGCTGTACAAGTTACCAGATTCAACATGCACCCCAGGGTTCAGACAGATGGAGCTTCATGATGTTCCTGCAGTCACACAGCTCCTGAGGAATTACTTGAACCAATTTGAAGTCGCCCCAGACTTCGATGAAAATGACATAAAGCATTGGCTTCTTCCTACCGAGAATGTTGTTGACAGTTATGTGGTGGAAAGCCCTGAATCTCATCAGATTACTGATTTCTGCAGCTTCTATAGTCTTCCTTCGTCTATCCTGGGCAATCAGAAGTACTCAATTCTCAAGGCAGCTTACTCTTTCTATAATGTTGCCACAAAGACTCCTTTACTTCAACTGATGAATGATGTTCTTATTGTGGCCAACCGAAAGGACTATGATGTGTTCAATGCCTTGGATGTCATGCAAAATGAAACCTTTATAAAGGAACTGAAATTTGGGCCAGGTGACGGGAAACTCTACTATCTCTACAATTACTGGTTAAGAGATACATTGAAGCCAATGGAGCTCGGCCTAGTGCTTTTGTAA
- the LOC104442054 gene encoding glycylpeptide N-tetradecanoyltransferase 1, which produces MVDNNPSSDSPDETPNPDPDGNASPENDPVLDADAKKLQESLLPGMRHKFWETQPVGQFEDTGDTSLPEGPIEPPTPLSEVKQEPYNLPNLYEWITCDIDSEETCAEVCNLLNHNYVEDDKNMFRFAYSKEFLRWALRPPGYCKSWHIGVRVKSSKKLVSFIAGVPARIRVRDNVVAMAEINFLCVHKKLRSKRLAPVMIKEVTRRVHLENIWQAAYTAGVVLPTPISSCLYWHRSLNPKKLIDIGFSRLGAGMTMSRTIKLYKLPDSTSTPGFRKMELHDVPAVTRLLRSYLNQFEVAPDFDENDVEHSFLPKENVVDSYVVESPESHKITDFCSFYSLPSSILGNQKYSILKAAHSFYNVATETPLLQLMNDVLIVAKQKDYDEFNALDVMQNVTFFEELKFVPLDGNLHYYLYNYRLRNALKPMELGLVLV; this is translated from the coding sequence ATGGTGGATAACAATCCGTCCTCTGATTCGCCTGACGAGACACCGAACCCTGACCCTGATGGGAATGCTTCTCCCGAGAATGACCCCGTGCTTGATGCAGACGCCAAGAAGCTTCAGGAGTCTCTCTTGCCCGGGATGAGGCACAAGTTTTGGGAAACACAACCTGTCGGGCAATTCGAGGATACCGGAGATACTAGTCTTCCCGAAGGTCCCATAGAACCACCTACCCCGTTATCTGAAGTGAAGCAAGAACCCTACAACCTTCCTAATCTTTATGAATGGATCACTTGCGATATTGATTCGGAAGAGACGTGCGCTGAGGTTTGTAATCTTCTAAACCATAACTACGTAGAGGACGATAAGAACATGTTCCGGTTCGCTTATTCGAAGGAGTTCCTTCGCTGGGCGCTCCGCCCTCCTGGTTACTGCAAGAGCTGGCACATTGGCGTCCGTGTCAAGAGCTCAAAAAAATTGGTTTCTTTCATTGCCGGTGTACCTGCAAGAATTCGTGTTCGTGACAATGTTGTCGCCATGGCCGAGATCAATTTCCTGTGTGTTCATAAGAAGCTCAGATCTAAAAGACTTGCCCCTGTCATGATCAAAGAGGTCACCAGGAGGGTTCACCTCGAAAACATCTGGCAAGCAGCTTATACTGCTGGAGTGGTCCTTCCAACGCCAATTTCGTCCTGCCTATACTGGCATAGATCTTTGAACCCAAAGAAGCTGATTGATATTGGGTTTTCTAGACTTGGGGCAGGGATGACAATGAGTCGAACAATCAAGCTGTACAAGTTACCAGATTCAACATCCACCCCAGGGTTCAGAAAGATGGAGCTTCATGACGTTCCTGCAGTCACACGTCTCCTAAGGAGTTACTTGAACCAATTTGAAGTCGCCCCCGACTTCGATGAAAATGACGTGGAGCATTCGTTTCTTCCTAAGGAGAATGTTGTTGACAGTTATGTGGTGGAAAGCCCTGAATCTCATAAGATTACTGATTTCTGCAGCTTCTACAGTCTTCCTTCGTCTATCCTGGGCAATCAGAAGTACTCAATTCTCAAGGCAGCTCACTCTTTCTATAATGTTGCCACAGAGACTCCTTTGCTTCAGCTGATGAATGACGTTCTTATTGTGGCCAAGCAAAAGGACTACGACGAGTTCAATGCGTTGGATGTCATGCAAAATGTCACCTTCTTCGAGGAATTGAAATTTGTGCCCCTTGACGGGAACCTCCACTACTACCTCTACAATTATCGGTTAAGAAATGCATTGAAGCCAATGGAGCTCGGCCTAGTGCTTGTGTAA